One Terriglobia bacterium DNA segment encodes these proteins:
- a CDS encoding MBL fold metallo-hydrolase, which yields MKIRLIRHATLKLEYAGHRLLVDPMLSRAGAMTAIDNSPNPRPNPLVELPEPVEDVLRGVEAVLVTHTHRDHWDAAAAEIIPKNMPLLGQPEDEPKFRAAGFTNVTPIVKTAAGGYPTHTWGGITIHRTGGRHGTGEIGKKMAPVSGFVLRASGEPTLYIAGDTIWCEEVAGPLHEFHPATTVVNAGGARFLQGDPITMTPEDVIRVCQAAPKTQVVAVHMDAINHCIVTREDLAFQLEAERLRERVALPADGEWVDVGISEAPRKS from the coding sequence ATGAAGATCCGACTCATCCGTCACGCCACGCTGAAGCTGGAGTATGCCGGGCACAGGCTGCTGGTCGATCCCATGTTGAGCCGGGCCGGGGCCATGACAGCGATCGACAACTCGCCGAACCCGCGGCCCAACCCGCTGGTGGAGCTGCCCGAGCCGGTCGAGGACGTGCTGCGCGGGGTGGAGGCGGTGCTGGTGACGCACACCCATCGCGATCACTGGGACGCAGCGGCGGCCGAGATCATCCCCAAGAACATGCCACTGCTGGGGCAACCGGAAGATGAGCCGAAATTCCGCGCCGCCGGGTTCACGAACGTGACGCCGATCGTCAAGACAGCCGCAGGCGGCTATCCCACACATACTTGGGGCGGAATCACCATCCACCGCACCGGCGGGCGGCATGGCACCGGAGAGATTGGGAAGAAGATGGCGCCGGTGTCAGGATTCGTGCTGCGCGCGTCGGGTGAGCCGACGCTCTATATCGCCGGCGACACCATCTGGTGCGAGGAGGTCGCCGGGCCTCTGCACGAGTTCCATCCGGCGACGACCGTGGTCAATGCGGGCGGGGCGCGGTTCCTGCAAGGCGATCCCATCACCATGACGCCGGAAGACGTGATCCGGGTGTGCCAGGCGGCGCCCAAGACTCAGGTGGTCGCGGTGCACATGGACGCCATCAACCACTGCATCGTCACGCGCGAGGACCTGGCGTTCCAGCTCGAAGCGGAACGACTGCGCGAGCGCGTAGCGCTCCCGGCGGACGGTGAGTGGGTGGACGTCGGCATCTCGGAAGCGCCAAGAAAGAGCTGA
- the ffh gene encoding signal recognition particle protein: MFENLSEKLQRAFKNLRGQGTLNEENIGEALRELRLALLEADVHFKVVKELIDRIREKAVGQEVMTALSPAEQVVKIVRDELINVLGKDTAKLKFASQPPTVILMAGLQGSGKTTTSGKLAHWLKAGGHRPMLVSVDVYRPAAREQLKVVAGAIKGNLYEGQVTEANTATVERLAKEARREAINTGCDVLIVDTAGRLHIDEQLMEEMQSLKKLLNPQEILFVADSMTGQDAVKSADEFHKKLTLTGVVLTKMDGDARGGAALSIRNVTGQPIKFIGVGEKYDALEPFHPDRIVGRILGMGDILSLIEKAEQQVDKKKSAEFAAKALSGDGFSLEDFRDQLRQVKKMGSLQSIMGMLPRIGPFAQLQAHSDKVDEKQLVRVEAIINSMTSYEREHHEAINGSRRKRIARGSGTSVQEVNQLLRQYAQMRKMFKSMSKSSFMNKRLAGMKLPGM, from the coding sequence ATGTTTGAGAACCTTTCCGAAAAACTACAACGGGCATTCAAGAACCTCCGCGGCCAGGGCACGCTGAACGAGGAGAACATCGGCGAAGCGCTGCGCGAGCTCCGCCTGGCGCTGCTGGAAGCCGACGTCCACTTCAAGGTGGTCAAGGAGCTGATCGACCGCATCCGGGAGAAGGCGGTCGGCCAGGAAGTGATGACTGCGCTCTCGCCCGCCGAGCAGGTGGTGAAGATCGTCCGCGACGAGCTCATCAACGTCCTGGGCAAGGACACCGCCAAGCTGAAGTTCGCCTCGCAGCCGCCGACCGTGATCCTGATGGCCGGCCTCCAAGGCTCCGGCAAGACCACCACTTCGGGCAAGCTGGCGCATTGGCTCAAGGCCGGGGGGCACCGCCCGATGCTGGTGTCGGTGGACGTCTACCGCCCCGCCGCGCGCGAGCAGTTGAAGGTGGTGGCGGGCGCGATCAAGGGCAATCTTTACGAGGGCCAGGTCACGGAAGCGAACACGGCGACGGTGGAGCGACTGGCGAAAGAGGCGCGGCGCGAGGCCATCAACACCGGCTGCGATGTGCTGATCGTGGACACCGCCGGCCGCCTGCACATCGACGAGCAGCTCATGGAGGAGATGCAGTCGCTCAAGAAGCTGCTCAACCCGCAGGAGATCCTGTTTGTCGCAGACTCCATGACCGGCCAGGACGCGGTCAAGTCCGCCGACGAGTTCCACAAAAAGCTCACGCTCACCGGCGTGGTGCTGACCAAGATGGACGGCGACGCGCGCGGTGGCGCAGCGCTCTCCATCCGTAACGTCACCGGCCAGCCCATCAAGTTCATCGGCGTGGGCGAGAAGTACGACGCGCTCGAGCCCTTCCACCCCGACCGCATCGTGGGCCGCATCCTGGGCATGGGCGACATCCTCTCGCTGATCGAGAAGGCCGAGCAGCAGGTGGACAAGAAGAAGTCGGCGGAGTTCGCGGCCAAGGCGCTCTCCGGCGACGGCTTCTCGCTCGAAGACTTCCGCGACCAGCTCCGGCAGGTGAAGAAGATGGGCTCGCTGCAGAGCATCATGGGCATGCTGCCGCGCATCGGGCCGTTCGCGCAGCTCCAGGCGCATTCCGACAAGGTGGACGAGAAGCAACTGGTGCGCGTGGAGGCCATCATCAATTCCATGACCTCCTACGAGCGCGAGCACCACGAGGCCATCAACGGCTCGCGCCGCAAGCGCATCGCGCGCGGCTCCGGCACCAGCGTGCAGGAGGTCAACCAGCTCCTCCGCCAGTACGCCCAGATGCGCAAAATGTTCAAGAGCATGTCGAAATCCAGCTTCATGAACAAGCGCCTGGCGGGAATGAAGCTGCCGGGAATGTGA
- the rpsP gene encoding 30S ribosomal protein S16, with amino-acid sequence MIRLARIGAPKKPYYRIVVIEKERARNGRPVEVVGTYNPRTSPASVDLKRDRIDYWKSKGAQVSETVGKLLARNAPAGTAA; translated from the coding sequence ATGATCCGTCTGGCGCGCATAGGTGCGCCCAAGAAACCGTACTACCGCATCGTGGTGATCGAGAAAGAGCGCGCCCGTAACGGCCGCCCGGTGGAGGTCGTGGGAACCTACAATCCCCGCACCAGCCCAGCCTCCGTGGATTTGAAGCGCGACCGCATCGATTATTGGAAGTCGAAGGGCGCGCAGGTATCCGAGACCGTTGGCAAGCTCCTGGCCAGGAACGCGCCGGCAGGAACCGCGGCTTAA
- a CDS encoding KH domain-containing protein, producing the protein MRALVEQIAKALVDEPEKVSVQAVDGEQITVLELRVSPADLGKVIGKQGRTARSIRTILGAAGMKLKKRYTLEILE; encoded by the coding sequence ATGCGCGCGTTGGTCGAGCAGATCGCGAAGGCGCTGGTCGACGAACCCGAAAAAGTCTCCGTACAGGCGGTTGACGGTGAGCAGATCACGGTGCTCGAGTTGCGGGTTTCGCCCGCAGACCTGGGCAAGGTGATCGGCAAGCAGGGGCGCACGGCGCGGTCCATCCGCACCATCCTGGGCGCCGCCGGCATGAAGCTAAAAAAGCGCTACACGCTGGAGATTCTGGAATAA
- the rimM gene encoding ribosome maturation factor RimM (Essential for efficient processing of 16S rRNA) gives MTRTQGRRGEVAAEIHTDFPERFRERKRLFALAADGSRRQLELETSWEHKGGIVLKFRGVDSISDAEGLIGCEIQIPQEERAPLKPGAAYIADLVGCAVIADGKEIGRIEDVQPGAGEAPLLVVKKEDKEYLVPFAAEFVKSLDIERKRLEMALPEGLLELDAPLSEEEKRRQRGE, from the coding sequence GTGACCCGTACCCAGGGACGTCGCGGCGAGGTCGCCGCCGAGATCCACACCGATTTCCCGGAGCGCTTCCGCGAGCGGAAACGATTGTTCGCGCTCGCCGCCGACGGGTCGCGCCGACAGCTCGAGCTGGAAACGAGCTGGGAGCACAAGGGCGGCATCGTGCTGAAGTTCCGCGGCGTGGATTCGATTTCGGACGCCGAGGGGTTGATCGGCTGCGAGATCCAGATCCCGCAGGAAGAGCGGGCGCCGCTGAAGCCGGGCGCGGCGTACATCGCCGACCTGGTGGGATGCGCGGTGATCGCGGACGGCAAAGAGATCGGGCGCATCGAGGACGTGCAGCCGGGCGCGGGAGAGGCGCCGCTGCTGGTGGTGAAGAAAGAAGACAAGGAATACCTGGTCCCCTTCGCCGCCGAGTTCGTGAAGTCGCTTGATATCGAGCGCAAGCGCCTGGAGATGGCGCTGCCCGAAGGGCTTTTGGAATTGGACGCGCCGCTGAGCGAGGAAGAAAAACGCCGGCAGCGCGGCGAGTAG
- the trmD gene encoding tRNA (guanosine(37)-N1)-methyltransferase TrmD: MKFEIFTIFPDFFRGPLEHGIVRRAREAGLIDIGVHDLRGFTRDKHRTVDDRPFGGGEGMVFKPEPIFECAESLKIAPRGHRRENKESVILLSAGGQIFRQSVAEELAGLERIVLICGRYEGVDERVAEHLADRELSIGDFVLSGGELGAAIVLDAVTRLIPGALGNEASAQQESFTCGTAASAVRGDGPIATCASGGLLDYPHYTRPAEYRGMPVPEVLVNGNHEQIRRWRRRKALEKTLRNRPDLLEQVALSEEDKSLIASIRSGKD; encoded by the coding sequence ATGAAATTCGAAATTTTCACGATTTTTCCGGACTTTTTCCGCGGGCCGCTGGAACACGGCATCGTGCGCCGGGCGCGCGAAGCCGGGCTCATTGACATCGGAGTGCACGACCTGCGGGGGTTCACGCGCGACAAGCATCGCACCGTGGACGACCGGCCGTTCGGCGGCGGCGAGGGCATGGTCTTCAAGCCCGAGCCTATCTTCGAATGCGCCGAGTCGCTGAAGATCGCGCCGCGCGGGCACCGCCGGGAGAACAAGGAGTCGGTGATCCTGCTCTCGGCCGGCGGACAGATCTTCCGCCAAAGCGTGGCCGAGGAGCTGGCGGGGCTGGAGCGCATCGTGCTCATCTGCGGCCGTTACGAGGGCGTGGACGAGCGCGTGGCTGAGCACCTGGCCGACCGCGAGCTGTCGATCGGCGATTTCGTGCTGAGCGGCGGCGAGCTGGGCGCGGCCATCGTGCTGGACGCGGTGACGCGGCTCATCCCCGGCGCGCTGGGAAATGAGGCGTCGGCACAGCAGGAATCGTTCACGTGTGGGACAGCCGCCTCGGCTGTCAGGGGCGATGGTCCAATAGCGACCTGCGCTTCCGGCGGGCTGCTGGATTACCCGCACTACACGCGTCCGGCGGAATACCGCGGGATGCCGGTGCCCGAGGTCCTGGTGAACGGGAACCACGAGCAGATCCGGCGCTGGCGGCGGCGCAAGGCGCTGGAAAAGACACTCCGCAATCGCCCCGACCTGCTGGAGCAGGTCGCGTTGAGCGAGGAAGACAAAAGTTTGATCGCTTCCATACGAAGCGGTAAGGATTAG
- the rplS gene encoding 50S ribosomal protein L19, with product MSTVMEKLTAKLQRTDLPAMKPGDTVRVHVKIKEGDKERLQAFEGTVIASRNGPQGSFTVRKMSFGHGVERIFPRNSKVIDKVEVVRSGKVRRAKLFYLRELRGKAARLREAE from the coding sequence ATGAGCACAGTAATGGAAAAGTTGACCGCCAAGCTGCAGCGCACGGACCTCCCGGCCATGAAGCCGGGCGACACGGTGCGCGTGCACGTGAAGATCAAGGAAGGCGACAAGGAGCGCTTGCAGGCCTTCGAGGGCACGGTTATCGCCAGCCGCAACGGCCCCCAGGGCAGCTTCACGGTGCGCAAGATGAGCTTCGGCCACGGCGTGGAGCGCATCTTCCCCCGAAATTCGAAAGTCATCGACAAGGTGGAAGTGGTGCGTTCCGGCAAGGTCCGCCGCGCCAAGCTCTTCTACCTGCGCGAGCTGCGCGGCAAGGCCGCACGCCTGCGCGAAGCGGAGTAA
- a CDS encoding ribonuclease HII → MRLLKRLKCTTKYEKQLWAQGLRLVAGVDEVGRGSLFGPVVAAAVILDPAYRIRGLRDSKLLPEKDRDRLAEKVREHALAIAFAAVDAARIDQINIYHASRLAMLEAVAQLSPRPEHLLIDALRIEFDCPQTPIIHGDALSASIAAASVIAKVERDRMVREWDAVFPIYGLRTNKGYSTPQHIRVLREHGPSPLHRLSFAPVWQTSQAVLEFMLEESVPPAPEAASISSDD, encoded by the coding sequence ATGCGCCTGCTCAAGCGGCTGAAGTGCACGACGAAATACGAGAAGCAGCTTTGGGCGCAGGGTCTGCGGCTGGTGGCGGGGGTGGACGAAGTGGGGCGCGGGTCTCTGTTCGGGCCGGTGGTGGCGGCGGCGGTGATCCTGGATCCCGCGTACCGCATCCGCGGGCTGCGCGACTCCAAGCTGCTGCCGGAGAAAGATCGCGACCGGCTGGCGGAGAAGGTCCGCGAGCACGCGCTGGCCATCGCCTTCGCCGCGGTGGACGCGGCGCGCATCGACCAGATCAACATCTATCACGCCTCACGGCTGGCCATGCTGGAAGCGGTGGCGCAACTGAGTCCCCGCCCCGAGCACCTGCTGATCGACGCGTTGCGCATCGAGTTCGACTGCCCGCAGACGCCCATCATCCACGGCGACGCGCTCTCCGCCTCGATCGCCGCCGCCTCCGTCATCGCCAAGGTGGAGCGCGACCGAATGGTGCGGGAATGGGACGCGGTGTTCCCCATCTACGGCCTGCGCACCAACAAGGGGTACTCCACGCCCCAGCACATCCGGGTGCTGCGCGAGCACGGGCCGTCGCCGCTGCATCGGCTGTCATTCGCACCGGTTTGGCAGACCTCGCAGGCGGTGCTGGAGTTCATGCTGGAGGAGTCTGTGCCCCCGGCGCCGGAGGCGGCTTCGATCTCGTCCGACGACTGA
- a CDS encoding PIG-L family deacetylase: MLHLLCVTAHPDDEAGGFGGSLLHYASRGVQTHLLCLTPGQAATHRGSARSDQDLGTLRRQELARACQILNIRQHECMDYPDAGLDRVDFNEVVGQVARRIRQIQPHVIVTIGPEGAITAHPDHSMVSLFTTLAYHWAGRSNRYPEQLNGGLEPHRTQKLYYATALFTLPDRQPVSLSPVTAVIEVGKDLLERKIAAFKAHTSQSPLFSIFENAVRQRGTQETFHLAASTRPRHVEPETDLFAGVEEKEN; encoded by the coding sequence ATGCTTCACCTGCTCTGTGTGACCGCCCATCCCGACGACGAAGCCGGCGGGTTCGGCGGATCGCTGCTGCACTATGCCTCGCGCGGGGTACAGACCCACTTGCTTTGCCTGACCCCCGGGCAGGCGGCCACGCATAGGGGCAGCGCCCGCTCGGACCAGGATCTCGGGACGCTGCGGCGCCAGGAACTTGCTCGCGCCTGCCAGATCCTGAACATCCGGCAGCACGAGTGCATGGATTATCCGGATGCCGGACTCGACCGCGTGGACTTCAACGAAGTCGTCGGCCAGGTGGCGCGCCGCATCCGGCAGATCCAGCCCCACGTGATCGTCACCATAGGTCCGGAGGGGGCCATCACCGCCCATCCCGACCACTCGATGGTTTCTCTGTTCACGACACTGGCCTACCACTGGGCGGGGCGCTCGAACCGTTACCCCGAGCAGCTCAATGGAGGGCTGGAGCCGCACCGGACCCAGAAGCTGTACTACGCGACCGCGCTGTTCACGCTCCCGGACCGTCAACCAGTGTCGCTCTCGCCGGTCACGGCCGTGATCGAGGTCGGCAAAGACCTGCTGGAGAGGAAGATCGCCGCCTTCAAGGCGCACACATCGCAGTCACCGCTCTTCTCGATCTTCGAGAATGCGGTGCGGCAGCGCGGGACGCAGGAAACTTTCCACCTGGCGGCGTCCACCCGGCCGCGCCATGTGGAACCCGAAACCGACCTGTTCGCGGGCGTGGAAGAAAAAGAGAATTAA
- the tmk gene encoding dTMP kinase has protein sequence MSGRKTRGKFITIEGLDGCGKSTQLEKLAAVLRAEGVEVVVTREPGGTPAGEKIRAVLLDSHTGDLSPWAELAMMFASRAQHIHEVILPALNAGKFVLCDRFTDSSEAYQGGGRKLGSEPVLRLHEILCQGLQPDMTILMVSDVAKSVARARKRNLAKDPNSIADENRFEQENRAFFQRVLDKYLEIAKREPDRVFAVDAKPPAEVVHPQIVAEVRRRLTGKKASGF, from the coding sequence GTGTCTGGCAGGAAAACGCGCGGGAAGTTCATCACCATCGAGGGGCTCGACGGTTGCGGGAAGAGCACGCAACTGGAGAAGCTGGCGGCCGTCCTGCGCGCCGAAGGAGTCGAGGTGGTGGTGACGCGCGAGCCCGGCGGCACGCCCGCAGGCGAGAAGATCCGCGCCGTACTGCTCGATTCCCACACCGGCGACCTCTCGCCGTGGGCCGAGCTGGCCATGATGTTCGCCTCGCGGGCGCAGCATATCCACGAGGTCATCCTCCCTGCCTTGAACGCCGGCAAGTTCGTCCTGTGCGACCGCTTCACCGACTCCAGCGAGGCCTACCAGGGCGGCGGTCGCAAATTGGGCAGCGAGCCCGTCCTGCGACTCCATGAAATCCTTTGCCAGGGGCTGCAACCGGACATGACCATCCTGATGGTCTCCGACGTCGCCAAGAGCGTAGCCCGCGCGCGCAAGCGCAATCTGGCGAAAGATCCGAACTCCATCGCCGACGAGAACCGCTTCGAGCAGGAGAACCGGGCGTTCTTCCAGCGCGTGCTCGACAAGTATCTCGAGATCGCCAAGCGCGAGCCCGACCGCGTCTTCGCCGTGGACGCCAAGCCGCCCGCCGAGGTCGTGCACCCGCAGATCGTGGCCGAAGTGCGGCGGAGGCTGACGGGCAAGAAGGCGTCCGGATTCTAG
- a CDS encoding DNA polymerase III subunit delta': MGFRDFHGNERVVTQLRQMLQGGRLPQGIILAGPAGAGKYTLAQMMAKALNCLQPPAGDLPDFCGKCSNCTRIAEADDLDARFAEAVEAREGLRDADKKDTRIFLQTHPDVLVIPPDPPQMMIKVGQVRHVVGSIYYRPSDGRERVYIFTDSVFMKEAANSLLKVLEEPPEFATLFLLTTNPGELLPTIRSRCMTLTLAALPAREIEQDLAKRRPEWNAKQRALVARLSGGAVGCARTFDLAAYMSARKDALTLLATAIEAKEHSDLFRTTETYRAGADGKEKTDDLLHATYLLLEDLLFVKSGTKDLVRNTDIAAELERLSGPVDFDWIAAAAQRLDEVQAGMRRNLLRSLSLDAFATSLERT; encoded by the coding sequence ATGGGCTTCCGCGATTTCCACGGCAACGAGCGGGTCGTCACGCAGCTTCGGCAAATGTTGCAGGGCGGGCGTCTGCCGCAGGGCATCATCCTCGCCGGGCCTGCGGGCGCGGGCAAGTACACGCTGGCGCAGATGATGGCCAAAGCGCTGAACTGCCTTCAGCCGCCGGCCGGCGACCTGCCCGACTTCTGCGGCAAGTGCTCGAACTGCACCCGCATCGCCGAGGCCGACGACCTCGACGCGCGCTTCGCTGAAGCGGTGGAAGCCCGCGAAGGCCTGCGCGATGCCGACAAGAAGGATACCCGCATCTTTCTCCAGACCCATCCGGACGTGCTGGTCATCCCGCCCGACCCCCCGCAGATGATGATCAAGGTTGGGCAGGTGCGGCACGTGGTCGGAAGCATCTACTACCGGCCCAGCGACGGCCGGGAGCGCGTGTACATCTTCACCGACTCGGTATTCATGAAAGAGGCGGCCAATTCCCTGCTCAAAGTGCTGGAGGAGCCGCCGGAGTTCGCCACGCTCTTTCTGCTGACCACCAACCCGGGCGAACTGCTGCCTACCATCCGCTCGCGCTGCATGACGCTGACCCTGGCCGCGCTTCCGGCGCGCGAGATCGAGCAGGACCTGGCCAAGCGCCGTCCGGAGTGGAACGCCAAGCAACGCGCACTGGTGGCGCGGCTGAGCGGCGGCGCCGTCGGCTGCGCTCGCACCTTCGACCTGGCTGCCTACATGAGCGCGCGCAAGGACGCGCTCACCCTGCTGGCCACCGCCATCGAGGCCAAGGAACACAGCGACCTGTTCCGCACCACCGAAACCTACCGCGCCGGTGCTGACGGCAAAGAAAAGACCGACGACCTGCTCCACGCGACATATCTGCTTCTGGAAGACCTGCTGTTCGTGAAATCGGGGACCAAGGACCTGGTGCGAAACACGGATATTGCCGCCGAACTGGAACGACTGTCGGGACCGGTGGACTTTGACTGGATCGCCGCGGCGGCCCAGCGCCTGGACGAGGTTCAGGCCGGCATGCGGCGCAACCTGCTGCGGTCGCTCTCGCTAGACGCCTTCGCCACATCGCTGGAGAGGACCTAG
- a CDS encoding RNA chaperone Hfq — translation MERRERPAKKTPPAEQTHAENFYYQKQMQSKTPMVIVLKDGELVHGYIEWYDKTCIKVTRSGQANLLIYKPSIKYMYKEGENGGQNNR, via the coding sequence ATGGAGCGCCGGGAGCGCCCCGCCAAGAAGACCCCGCCGGCCGAGCAGACCCACGCCGAGAACTTCTATTACCAGAAGCAGATGCAGTCCAAGACCCCGATGGTCATCGTGCTCAAAGATGGCGAACTGGTGCACGGCTACATCGAGTGGTACGACAAGACCTGCATCAAAGTCACGCGCAGCGGGCAGGCAAACCTGCTCATCTACAAGCCATCCATCAAATACATGTACAAGGAAGGCGAGAACGGCGGGCAGAACAACCGCTAG
- the dcd gene encoding dCTP deaminase — protein MSIKSDRWIRKMALEHDMINPFSEKQMSQGVISYGVSSYGYDLRVADEFKIFTNVNCTIVDPKAFDERSFVTIRSECAIIPPNSFALARSIEYFKIPRDILTICVGKSTYARCGIIVNVTPFEPEWEGFVTLEISNTTPLPAKIYANEGLCQIVFFQSDEMCEVSYKDRNGKYQAQKGIVLPKL, from the coding sequence ATGTCCATTAAGAGTGACCGCTGGATCCGCAAGATGGCGCTGGAGCACGACATGATCAACCCCTTCTCCGAGAAGCAGATGAGCCAGGGTGTGATCAGCTACGGGGTGTCCAGCTACGGCTACGACCTGCGGGTGGCCGACGAGTTCAAGATCTTTACCAACGTCAACTGCACCATCGTGGATCCCAAGGCTTTCGACGAGCGCTCCTTCGTTACCATTCGCTCAGAATGCGCCATCATCCCGCCCAACTCCTTCGCCCTGGCGCGCTCCATCGAGTACTTCAAGATCCCGCGCGACATCCTGACCATCTGCGTGGGCAAAAGCACCTACGCGCGCTGCGGCATCATCGTGAACGTCACTCCCTTCGAGCCGGAGTGGGAGGGCTTCGTGACCCTGGAGATCTCCAACACCACGCCCCTGCCGGCCAAGATCTACGCCAACGAGGGCCTGTGCCAGATCGTCTTCTTCCAGTCCGACGAGATGTGCGAAGTCAGCTACAAAGACCGCAACGGCAAGTACCAGGCACAGAAGGGCATCGTGCTGCCGAAACTCTAG